Proteins from one Bradyrhizobium amphicarpaeae genomic window:
- a CDS encoding DUF3313 domain-containing protein, giving the protein MNRSIAVRGLGTLVLCVNLGGCASVSPVPYSELASSAYMAPDKSDVSGRMPYRYSTPVDWRAYNKVILDPVVVYRGRDHQFGDISEKDKATLAAYMHNCFADRLRSRLALVRERGPNTLRVRLTLTGAVANTPVLGTLSRFDMAGAIYNGVQAARDGEGTMTGSVIYGVEIFDATNSRLLSAYVTKQYPAAYDIKATAGALAAATAGIDKGADALMAQLN; this is encoded by the coding sequence ATGAATCGCTCGATCGCCGTGCGCGGTCTGGGAACGCTGGTGCTTTGCGTTAACCTGGGCGGCTGCGCCTCGGTCTCGCCGGTGCCCTATTCGGAGCTCGCCTCATCGGCCTACATGGCTCCGGACAAGTCGGACGTCTCCGGACGCATGCCCTATCGCTATTCCACGCCGGTCGACTGGCGCGCCTATAACAAGGTGATCCTCGATCCCGTCGTGGTCTATCGCGGGCGCGATCACCAGTTCGGAGACATATCCGAGAAGGACAAGGCGACGCTCGCTGCCTACATGCACAACTGTTTCGCCGACCGGCTGCGCAGCCGCCTCGCGTTGGTGCGCGAGCGCGGACCAAACACGCTGCGGGTCAGGCTGACGCTCACCGGCGCCGTCGCCAACACGCCGGTGCTCGGCACGCTGTCGCGCTTTGACATGGCCGGCGCGATCTACAACGGCGTGCAGGCCGCTCGCGACGGCGAGGGGACGATGACCGGCTCGGTCATCTACGGCGTCGAGATCTTCGACGCGACGAATTCGCGGCTGCTCTCGGCCTACGTCACCAAGCAATACCCAGCTGCCTACGACATCAAAGCCACCGCCGGCGCGCTCGCGGCCGCCACGGCCGGCATCGACAAGGGCGCCGACGCGCTGATGGCGCAGTTGAACTGA
- a CDS encoding DUF2147 domain-containing protein — translation MNILLRFVLRIAITIVMLAFGGRAGAVTPADPSGTWLVEDGRARIRLERCGPSRERLCGFIVWMKEPADKRGQPYRDSQNPDPDKRARMLLGHQLIMGLQATPEGRFAGEIYNAEDGKFYSVSLWRESTDRLKLKGCLIKFLCQTQTWQQTLDVVPGQLVGLTGDLNGPRADKEWATVPALKPIPAKAK, via the coding sequence ATGAACATTCTCCTTCGCTTCGTGCTGCGCATCGCAATCACGATCGTGATGCTGGCGTTCGGCGGCCGCGCCGGCGCCGTCACGCCGGCAGATCCGAGCGGCACATGGCTGGTCGAGGACGGCCGCGCCCGCATTCGCCTCGAGCGCTGCGGGCCGTCGCGCGAGCGCCTGTGCGGCTTCATTGTCTGGATGAAGGAGCCGGCCGACAAGCGCGGCCAGCCCTACCGCGACAGCCAGAATCCGGATCCGGACAAGCGCGCCCGCATGCTGCTCGGCCACCAGCTCATCATGGGCTTGCAGGCGACGCCGGAGGGGCGGTTTGCCGGCGAGATCTACAATGCCGAGGACGGCAAGTTCTATTCAGTCTCGCTCTGGCGTGAATCCACCGATCGCCTGAAGCTGAAAGGCTGCCTGATAAAATTCCTGTGCCAGACCCAGACCTGGCAGCAGACCCTCGACGTCGTGCCTGGCCAGCTCGTCGGCCTGACCGGCGATCTCAACGGCCCGCGCGCCGACAAGGAATGGGCGACAGTGCCCGCCCTGAAGCCGATCCCGGCGAAAGCGAAGTAA
- the irr gene encoding Fur family transcriptional regulator Irr, whose protein sequence is MDIQATNIPAVDDSGSEFAGLEPPPDAGVQRCLQLLVDAGLRPTRQRLALGRLLFLRGHRHVTAESLFEEAMAASAYLSLATVYNTLNQFTEAGLLRRIAADGIKSFFDTDTSVHPHFYLEGEDVLVDVAEGLAFTRIPEALPGHEIARLDVIVHLRRKRT, encoded by the coding sequence ATGGACATCCAGGCCACGAACATCCCTGCGGTTGACGATAGCGGATCCGAATTTGCCGGCCTCGAGCCGCCGCCCGATGCAGGCGTGCAGCGCTGTCTGCAATTGCTTGTTGATGCAGGTTTGCGCCCGACGCGCCAGCGCCTGGCGCTTGGCCGATTGCTCTTCCTGCGCGGGCACCGTCATGTCACCGCCGAGAGCCTGTTCGAAGAAGCGATGGCGGCGAGCGCCTATCTGTCGCTCGCGACCGTCTACAACACGCTGAACCAGTTCACCGAGGCCGGCCTGCTGCGCCGGATCGCCGCCGACGGCATCAAGTCGTTCTTCGACACCGACACATCGGTGCATCCGCATTTCTATCTCGAAGGCGAGGATGTGCTGGTCGACGTCGCCGAAGGCCTCGCCTTCACCAGGATTCCCGAAGCGCTTCCCGGCCACGAGATCGCGCGGCTCGACGTCATCGTTCATCTGCGCCGCAAGCGAACCTAG